The proteins below come from a single Parageobacillus toebii NBRC 107807 genomic window:
- a CDS encoding flagellar hook-basal body protein: MLRSMITAANTMAQLGQQLDVISNNIANSNTTGFKRRETNFGELLAQQFTNLPNDKATRLTPNGVRYGVGARLAETNLVLAQGALTKTDRALDVALAKEGQFFHVLVQGENGAQEIGYTRSGAFYLTPSAENPNELMLVTSDGHPVLDENNAPILLPEGFKNITISNNGTIAAVASDGRVMRRANIGITTILRPQLLQSVGDNIFTLPDLNALNVNETDVAVNMIGNLRNQISMTQGALEQSNVDLGAELTDMMITERSYQLNARAISLSDQMLGLINGIRSS, encoded by the coding sequence GTGTTACGTTCGATGATTACCGCTGCCAATACGATGGCGCAACTCGGGCAGCAGCTCGACGTCATTAGCAACAACATCGCCAACAGCAACACAACCGGATTTAAACGGCGTGAAACGAACTTCGGCGAACTACTTGCCCAACAATTTACGAATTTACCAAATGACAAGGCCACTCGCCTTACCCCAAACGGCGTACGGTACGGCGTCGGCGCGCGCCTTGCCGAAACAAACCTCGTGCTTGCGCAAGGGGCGCTGACGAAAACGGACCGCGCCTTAGACGTTGCCCTTGCAAAAGAAGGACAATTTTTCCACGTCCTCGTCCAAGGAGAAAATGGCGCGCAAGAAATCGGCTATACAAGATCTGGCGCATTTTATTTAACTCCGTCCGCTGAAAATCCAAATGAGCTGATGCTGGTCACAAGCGATGGCCATCCAGTGCTTGACGAAAACAATGCGCCGATTTTGCTTCCGGAAGGCTTTAAAAACATTACAATTTCCAATAACGGCACCATTGCCGCTGTCGCTTCCGACGGCCGTGTGATGAGAAGAGCCAATATCGGCATTACAACGATATTGCGGCCGCAGCTGTTGCAATCGGTCGGCGATAATATATTTACCCTCCCGGATTTAAACGCGCTGAACGTCAATGAAACCGATGTCGCGGTGAACATGATCGGCAATTTGCGCAATCAAATCAGCATGACGCAGGGCGCTCTCGAACAATCGAACGTCGACCTTGGCGCGGAATTAACCGATATGATGATCACGGAGCGCTCGTACCAATTGAATGCCCGCGCGATTTCCCTTTCCGACCAAATGCTTGGTTTAATTAACGGAATCCGTTCATCATAA
- a CDS encoding gamma-glutamyltransferase family protein codes for MDYLHYPYPSQRMTMFAANGMVATSQPLAAQAGLEILKKGGNAIDAAIAAAACLTVVEPTSNGIGSDAFAIVWTNGKLYGLNASGYSPKSISIEAVKERGYKEIPKHGWIPVTVPGAPAAWAALSERFGKLPLTEVLKPAIDYAENGYPVSPTLGKYWQAAFQTYQKMLKGPEFASWFETFAPNGRAPKIGEIWASKHHANTLRLIAETNAESFYRGELAEKIAAYSKQYNGFLDIDDLAEYEVEWVEPISVHYRGYDVWEIPPNGQGLVALMALNIMKGFDVPEVPTIETYHRQIEAMKLAFADGRAYITDRKHMEHRVEELLSDSFAETRRTLIGEEALLPKPGTPPKGGTVYLAAADGDGNMVSFIQSNYMGFGSGLVVPGTGIALQNRGHNFSFDEHHVNRLAPRKKPYHTIIPGFLTKGGEPVGPFGVMGAFMQPQGHLQVVMNMIDFHLNPQAALDAPRWQWVEGKKVLVEPQFPRHIAEALARKGHEIHVSLDSGTFGRGQIIWRNPRTGVLAGGTEPRTDGTIAAW; via the coding sequence ATGGACTATTTACACTATCCGTATCCGTCACAGCGGATGACGATGTTTGCGGCAAACGGCATGGTGGCGACATCACAGCCGCTCGCGGCGCAAGCGGGGCTAGAAATACTAAAAAAAGGCGGAAATGCCATCGATGCGGCGATTGCGGCCGCCGCGTGCTTAACGGTGGTGGAGCCAACATCCAACGGCATCGGCAGCGATGCGTTTGCGATCGTTTGGACGAACGGAAAGCTTTATGGGCTAAATGCAAGCGGGTACTCGCCGAAGTCGATTTCTATCGAAGCAGTAAAAGAGCGCGGATATAAAGAAATTCCAAAACACGGCTGGATTCCGGTCACCGTCCCAGGCGCGCCGGCGGCGTGGGCCGCGTTATCCGAACGATTCGGGAAGCTGCCGCTTACCGAGGTGTTAAAACCCGCCATTGACTACGCGGAAAACGGCTATCCGGTGTCCCCGACGTTAGGGAAGTACTGGCAGGCCGCATTTCAAACATATCAAAAAATGTTAAAAGGCCCGGAGTTTGCCAGCTGGTTTGAAACGTTCGCGCCAAACGGACGCGCTCCAAAAATCGGGGAAATATGGGCGTCCAAACATCATGCCAATACGCTTCGCCTCATTGCGGAAACGAATGCGGAAAGCTTTTACCGCGGCGAATTAGCGGAAAAAATCGCGGCCTATTCCAAACAATATAACGGCTTTTTAGACATCGATGATTTAGCGGAATATGAAGTGGAATGGGTCGAGCCGATTTCGGTTCATTACCGTGGTTATGACGTATGGGAAATCCCGCCGAACGGCCAAGGACTTGTCGCATTAATGGCATTAAACATCATGAAAGGATTCGACGTTCCGGAAGTTCCAACGATCGAGACATACCATCGGCAAATCGAAGCGATGAAGCTGGCGTTTGCCGACGGACGGGCGTATATCACGGACCGCAAGCATATGGAGCATCGCGTCGAGGAATTGTTGTCTGATTCGTTTGCCGAAACGAGACGGACGCTTATTGGCGAAGAAGCATTGCTTCCAAAGCCGGGGACGCCTCCAAAAGGAGGGACGGTCTATTTAGCAGCGGCGGACGGCGACGGCAATATGGTGTCGTTCATTCAAAGCAACTATATGGGATTTGGCTCCGGCCTTGTTGTTCCAGGTACAGGTATCGCACTGCAAAACCGCGGGCATAATTTTTCCTTTGATGAACATCATGTAAACCGGCTGGCCCCAAGGAAAAAACCGTACCATACGATCATTCCGGGATTTTTGACCAAAGGCGGCGAACCGGTCGGACCGTTCGGCGTCATGGGCGCATTTATGCAGCCGCAAGGGCACTTGCAAGTCGTGATGAACATGATTGACTTCCATCTCAATCCGCAAGCGGCGCTCGATGCGCCAAGATGGCAATGGGTTGAAGGAAAAAAGGTGCTCGTCGAACCTCAGTTCCCTCGCCATATTGCCGAAGCGCTGGCACGAAAAGGGCATGAAATCCATGTTTCCCTCGATTCCGGGACATTCGGGCGCGGTCAAATCATTTGGCGGAATCCGCGCACAGGAGTGCTAGCGGGCGGTACAGAGCCGCGCACGGATGGAACGATCGCCGCATGGTAA
- a CDS encoding BsuPI-related putative proteinase inhibitor yields MGKGRMIGLAGIAVGVAAIGMLFSNNGGERPKAKDEASQAKSQVERGMSNGTLKPSLTYEKKDGNYMVTFTVKNQTDRVQTVTFTSGKKYDYILYRDGKKVKQFSEGKMFTQIYEERPLKQGEALVFTETFADLPKGNYKLEWWLADKNWPNAKATIMFTVE; encoded by the coding sequence ATGGGAAAAGGACGGATGATCGGGCTAGCGGGCATCGCTGTGGGGGTGGCGGCAATCGGTATGCTTTTTTCCAACAATGGAGGAGAACGGCCAAAGGCAAAAGATGAGGCTTCGCAAGCAAAATCGCAAGTAGAGCGAGGGATGAGCAATGGGACGCTCAAACCTTCATTAACGTATGAGAAAAAAGATGGAAATTACATGGTGACGTTTACGGTAAAAAATCAAACCGATCGCGTGCAAACAGTGACGTTTACGAGCGGAAAAAAATATGATTACATTTTGTACCGCGACGGCAAAAAAGTGAAACAGTTCAGCGAAGGGAAAATGTTTACGCAAATTTATGAAGAACGTCCGTTAAAACAAGGAGAAGCGCTCGTTTTTACCGAAACGTTTGCCGATTTGCCAAAAGGAAATTACAAGCTCGAATGGTGGCTTGCGGATAAAAATTGGCCAAACGCAAAAGCGACGATTATGTTTACGGTAGAATAA
- a CDS encoding DNA-directed RNA polymerase subunit beta: MNEQHQEEKQEHKEEAKTEHRRKFQRTRLIPIWLRLVIVFVLMTVSLAAGAMIGYGVIGDGSPFDVFKRSTWQHIIDFVEKQ, encoded by the coding sequence ATGAATGAACAACACCAAGAAGAAAAACAAGAGCATAAAGAAGAAGCGAAGACAGAGCACCGCCGCAAATTTCAGCGCACCCGCCTCATTCCGATTTGGCTTCGCCTCGTGATCGTTTTTGTCCTGATGACGGTGAGTCTTGCCGCTGGCGCGATGATCGGCTATGGCGTGATCGGCGACGGCAGCCCGTTTGATGTCTTTAAACGCTCGACATGGCAGCACATCATCGATTTTGTCGAGAAGCAATAA
- the fabZ gene encoding 3-hydroxyacyl-ACP dehydratase FabZ produces MLDIQQIQAIIPHRYPFLLVDRILEIEEGKRAVGIKNVSANESFFVGHFPEYPVMPGVLIVEALAQVGAVAMLKKEENRGRLAFFTGIDNCRFKKQVKPGDQLRLEVEIIRAKGPIGKGKGVATVDGELVCETEIMFALGDKKND; encoded by the coding sequence ATGCTTGACATCCAACAAATTCAAGCGATCATTCCGCACCGCTATCCGTTTTTATTAGTGGACCGCATCTTGGAAATCGAAGAAGGAAAACGCGCCGTCGGCATCAAAAACGTCAGTGCCAACGAATCATTTTTCGTCGGCCATTTTCCGGAATATCCGGTCATGCCTGGCGTCTTAATCGTTGAGGCATTGGCGCAAGTCGGCGCGGTCGCGATGCTGAAAAAAGAAGAAAACCGCGGACGCCTCGCCTTTTTCACCGGCATCGACAACTGCCGCTTTAAAAAGCAAGTAAAACCAGGCGACCAGCTTCGCCTTGAAGTCGAAATCATCCGCGCCAAAGGCCCGATCGGAAAAGGAAAAGGTGTCGCAACAGTGGACGGCGAACTCGTTTGCGAAACGGAAATTATGTTCGCCCTTGGCGACAAGAAAAACGACTGA
- the galU gene encoding UTP--glucose-1-phosphate uridylyltransferase GalU: protein MKKVRKAIIPAAGLGTRFLPATKAMPKEMLPIVDKPTIQYIVEEAIASGIEDIIIVTGKGKRAIEDHFDNAFELEQLLKQKGKLELLEKVKEPSKVDIHYIRQKEPKGLGHAVWCARKFIGDEPFAVLLGDDIVQAETPCLKQLIDQYEQTFSSVIGVKRVPDNEAHRYGIIDPIEQHGRRYQVRQFIEKPAPGTAPSNLAIMGRYILTPEIFLFLEKQEAGAGGEIQLTDAIQKLNEIQRVFAYEFEGKRYDVGEKLGFIKTTIEFALQNEELRDDLIEFMEQILKRENK from the coding sequence TTGAAAAAAGTACGCAAAGCGATCATTCCTGCTGCGGGACTCGGTACACGCTTTTTGCCAGCAACGAAAGCGATGCCGAAAGAAATGTTGCCAATTGTTGATAAACCAACTATTCAATATATTGTCGAAGAAGCGATTGCGTCTGGCATTGAAGATATTATTATTGTCACAGGGAAAGGAAAACGTGCGATCGAAGACCATTTCGATAACGCCTTTGAACTTGAACAGCTTCTAAAACAAAAAGGAAAATTAGAACTGCTCGAAAAAGTAAAAGAGCCATCGAAAGTCGATATTCACTACATCCGTCAAAAAGAACCGAAAGGGCTTGGTCATGCTGTCTGGTGTGCGCGCAAATTTATCGGTGATGAGCCATTTGCCGTTCTTCTTGGTGATGATATTGTCCAAGCGGAAACACCGTGTCTAAAACAACTAATTGACCAATATGAACAAACATTTAGCTCTGTGATCGGTGTTAAAAGGGTACCTGACAATGAAGCACATCGGTATGGCATTATTGATCCAATAGAACAACATGGACGTCGCTATCAAGTACGCCAATTTATTGAAAAACCAGCACCAGGCACCGCACCATCGAACTTAGCGATTATGGGGCGTTACATATTAACACCGGAAATTTTCCTGTTCCTTGAAAAACAAGAAGCTGGTGCTGGTGGGGAAATCCAGCTCACCGATGCGATTCAAAAACTGAACGAAATTCAACGTGTCTTCGCCTACGAATTCGAAGGCAAGCGCTATGATGTCGGCGAGAAGCTAGGATTTATCAAAACGACAATTGAGTTTGCGTTGCAGAATGA
- a CDS encoding LytR family transcriptional regulator — MRAKRRKKKKWLRWVGGIAAVLLIGIGAYAYSIYHHVKQTANQMYENVDWKSDKRDDEISFKEKTPISILLIGVDERKGDRGRADSLIVMTVNPNKKSIEMVSIPRDTRTEIIGKGKKDKINHSYAFGGVEMTMATVEHFLDIPIDYYIKVNMESFRDIVDAVGGVTVNNPFAFTYEGVTFPKGEITLNGEKALKYSRMRKSDPRGDFGRQDRQKQIIEAIIQKGASFSSLTNYDEVLTAIGKNMKTNLTFDEMQEIQANYKEARHHIEQLHITGKGTTINGTYYLIVPEKERLAISNKLKEHLELKTAS, encoded by the coding sequence ATGAGAGCGAAACGTCGAAAAAAGAAAAAATGGCTGCGTTGGGTTGGCGGGATTGCCGCTGTCCTTCTCATCGGTATTGGAGCATACGCTTATTCGATCTATCACCATGTGAAACAAACAGCAAATCAAATGTATGAAAATGTAGACTGGAAATCCGATAAGCGGGATGACGAAATATCGTTTAAAGAGAAAACACCAATTTCCATTTTATTAATTGGCGTCGATGAGCGAAAAGGAGATCGCGGCCGCGCCGATTCGTTAATTGTGATGACGGTCAATCCGAATAAAAAATCAATAGAAATGGTCAGCATTCCTCGCGATACACGTACAGAAATCATCGGAAAAGGCAAAAAAGATAAAATCAATCACTCGTATGCGTTTGGCGGCGTAGAGATGACAATGGCGACCGTCGAACATTTCTTAGATATTCCGATTGACTATTATATTAAAGTCAACATGGAAAGTTTTCGCGATATTGTCGATGCGGTCGGCGGTGTAACGGTAAACAACCCGTTTGCGTTTACGTATGAAGGGGTGACGTTCCCGAAAGGAGAAATTACGTTAAACGGGGAGAAAGCGTTGAAATATTCGCGCATGCGCAAAAGCGACCCGCGCGGCGATTTTGGCCGCCAAGACCGGCAAAAGCAAATTATCGAAGCAATTATTCAAAAAGGGGCAAGCTTTTCTTCCCTTACAAATTATGATGAGGTGTTAACGGCAATCGGGAAAAACATGAAAACAAACTTAACGTTTGATGAAATGCAGGAGATTCAAGCGAACTACAAAGAGGCCCGCCACCATATTGAGCAGCTTCATATTACCGGGAAAGGGACGACAATTAACGGTACTTATTACTTGATTGTCCCAGAGAAAGAGAGACTAGCGATTTCGAATAAATTAAAAGAACATTTGGAATTGAAAACAGCATCGTAA
- a CDS encoding M23 family metallopeptidase, which produces MREEEKNPISPKKPSLQRLFRKRWVFPAIYLTCAALIVAGALWFQNKQDEKTKKDEYEYSQAGTSQQNEPAVPVNEAVEKFAMPVLDPNSVEIQKPFYDYHASKEEQEAALVFYDNTYHPNRGIDIVRKDGKAFDVTASLSGTVTKAEKDPILGHVVEIEHENGIVTVYQSLADVKVKAGDTVKQGQVIGKAGQSQFNQEAGIHAHFEIRKDNKPVNPIDYIDQPFTALTEQKAGNENATEQNNATSTDEQTKENEQTTSDEQSQLNEETPSTEQSTDEETTTPSDEQSYKTPDASIGMART; this is translated from the coding sequence ATGAGAGAGGAAGAAAAGAATCCAATTTCTCCAAAGAAACCAAGTTTACAACGTTTGTTCAGAAAGCGTTGGGTGTTTCCAGCTATCTATTTAACATGCGCCGCCCTCATTGTAGCAGGAGCGCTCTGGTTCCAAAACAAACAGGACGAAAAAACTAAAAAAGACGAATACGAATACAGCCAAGCAGGCACTTCGCAACAAAATGAGCCGGCCGTTCCAGTCAACGAAGCGGTAGAAAAATTCGCGATGCCGGTTCTTGATCCAAATTCCGTGGAAATCCAAAAACCGTTCTACGATTACCATGCGTCAAAAGAAGAACAGGAAGCAGCTCTCGTCTTTTATGATAATACGTATCATCCAAACCGCGGAATCGATATCGTGAGAAAGGACGGCAAAGCGTTTGATGTTACTGCTTCGTTAAGCGGTACAGTAACCAAAGCGGAAAAAGACCCGATTTTAGGTCATGTCGTGGAAATCGAGCATGAAAACGGCATCGTCACCGTTTACCAATCGCTTGCCGATGTGAAAGTGAAAGCTGGAGATACGGTAAAACAGGGACAAGTGATCGGAAAAGCAGGACAAAGCCAATTTAACCAAGAAGCAGGCATTCATGCTCACTTTGAAATCCGCAAAGACAATAAGCCGGTCAACCCGATCGATTACATTGACCAACCGTTTACAGCGCTAACGGAACAAAAAGCTGGAAACGAAAACGCGACTGAACAAAACAATGCAACGTCAACCGATGAGCAAACAAAAGAAAACGAACAAACAACATCTGATGAACAAAGCCAGTTGAATGAAGAAACACCGTCAACGGAACAATCAACCGATGAAGAAACAACGACACCGAGCGATGAACAATCTTACAAAACGCCAGACGCCTCGATCGGCATGGCAAGAACGTAA
- the spoIID gene encoding stage II sporulation protein D → MKRIKPLIALLSFLFVVVLLIPTVLVIPFNDGEVGKLAEELRKQEKVPNVKATENGPAVEVAVYRSKEKRIERIPLEQYVIGVVAAEMPAEFEMEALKAQALTARTYIVKQLLNDQPISLPKGANVTDTVMHQVYYSNDELKRLWGSDYEWKIKKITEAVQATSGQILTYDNKPIEASFFSTSNGFTENSEAYWQNEFPYLKSVASPWDKKSPKFYHQKVISVAEFERKLGVKLPQDGSVGVILSRTPGKRVDVVEINGKKLKGREVREKLDLTSTDFTWVRKGDQIVITTKGYGHGVGMSQYGANFMAKEGKTYDQIVKYYYRGVKISSATAFLNKLTVKK, encoded by the coding sequence ATGAAACGTATAAAACCACTTATCGCACTCCTTTCTTTTTTATTTGTCGTTGTATTGCTCATTCCAACAGTGCTAGTAATTCCATTTAACGACGGTGAGGTTGGAAAATTGGCTGAAGAGCTTCGCAAACAGGAGAAAGTGCCAAACGTAAAAGCAACCGAAAACGGACCGGCCGTGGAAGTAGCGGTATACCGCAGTAAAGAAAAGCGGATTGAACGGATTCCGCTTGAACAATATGTCATCGGCGTTGTCGCAGCGGAAATGCCGGCGGAATTTGAAATGGAAGCACTAAAAGCACAAGCGCTTACCGCCAGAACGTACATTGTCAAACAATTATTAAATGATCAACCAATCAGCCTGCCAAAAGGAGCGAATGTGACTGATACGGTCATGCATCAAGTGTACTACAGCAATGACGAATTAAAGCGTCTATGGGGAAGCGATTATGAATGGAAAATAAAAAAGATTACAGAAGCGGTACAAGCAACAAGCGGGCAAATTTTAACATACGACAATAAACCGATTGAAGCGTCGTTTTTTTCAACAAGCAACGGTTTTACCGAAAATTCCGAAGCGTATTGGCAAAACGAATTTCCATACTTAAAAAGCGTTGCTAGCCCGTGGGATAAAAAGTCGCCCAAATTCTATCACCAAAAGGTAATTTCGGTGGCGGAATTTGAACGAAAACTAGGTGTCAAACTTCCGCAAGACGGCTCTGTCGGTGTCATTTTATCGCGCACGCCGGGGAAACGTGTCGACGTTGTAGAGATTAACGGGAAAAAACTAAAAGGAAGAGAAGTACGAGAAAAATTAGATTTAACATCCACCGATTTTACGTGGGTTCGAAAAGGCGATCAAATCGTCATCACGACAAAAGGATACGGGCATGGTGTCGGCATGAGCCAATACGGCGCCAATTTCATGGCGAAAGAAGGGAAGACATACGATCAAATCGTCAAATATTATTATCGGGGAGTGAAAATTTCTTCTGCGACCGCTTTTTTAAATAAGCTGACGGTGAAAAAATAG
- the spoIIID gene encoding sporulation transcriptional regulator SpoIIID, translated as MHDYIKERTIKIGKYIVETRKTVRVIAKEFGVSKSTVHKDLTERLPEINPELAQEVKQILDYHKSIRHLRGGEATKKKYKKQAVKNN; from the coding sequence GTGCACGATTACATCAAAGAGCGTACTATCAAGATTGGAAAGTACATCGTGGAGACGAGGAAAACCGTTCGCGTGATCGCGAAAGAATTCGGGGTTTCCAAAAGTACGGTTCACAAAGATTTAACAGAGCGGCTCCCTGAAATTAATCCGGAGCTGGCACAGGAAGTCAAACAAATTCTCGATTACCATAAATCGATTCGCCATTTGCGCGGGGGGGAAGCGACAAAGAAAAAATATAAAAAACAAGCCGTGAAAAATAACTAA
- a CDS encoding flagellar hook-basal body protein: MLRGFYTAASGMMAQQRRIEMWTNNIANANTPGYKSDQAALRAFPELLLSRLDKATVPTKTPRSFPLQPTIGSINTGVYMQELIPNFRQGDIKETGQPTDIALINGTLPVDAETGKEGTLFFVVQNENGDIRYTRNGNFTLNPQGFLTTNDGWYVLDENGRRIQLPSTNFTVNADGTIVANNIRIARINIAFAANPNTLVKEGNGLFRSENGVLPSALGNPNITYTLKQGFLERANVDLNRAMTEMLSAYRAFEANQKIVQAYDRSMDKAVNEIGRLK, encoded by the coding sequence TTGTTGCGAGGGTTTTATACAGCGGCCAGCGGCATGATGGCCCAGCAGCGCCGCATCGAAATGTGGACAAACAATATCGCCAACGCCAATACGCCTGGATACAAGTCGGACCAGGCGGCATTGCGCGCATTTCCGGAACTGCTTCTTTCGCGATTGGACAAGGCAACCGTGCCAACGAAAACGCCGCGTTCATTTCCGTTGCAGCCAACGATTGGTTCGATCAACACAGGCGTCTATATGCAAGAACTCATCCCGAATTTCCGCCAAGGCGATATAAAAGAAACCGGACAGCCAACCGACATTGCGCTGATCAACGGGACGCTTCCTGTTGATGCGGAAACGGGGAAGGAAGGAACGCTGTTTTTCGTCGTGCAAAACGAAAACGGTGACATCCGCTATACGAGAAACGGCAATTTCACCTTGAATCCACAAGGTTTTTTAACGACCAATGACGGCTGGTACGTATTAGATGAAAACGGCCGGCGCATCCAGCTCCCAAGCACGAATTTTACCGTGAACGCCGATGGAACGATTGTCGCAAACAACATCCGCATCGCAAGAATTAACATCGCTTTTGCGGCGAATCCAAATACGCTTGTCAAAGAAGGAAACGGCTTATTCCGCAGCGAAAACGGCGTCTTGCCGAGCGCACTTGGCAACCCGAACATTACATACACGCTGAAACAAGGCTTTTTAGAACGGGCAAACGTAGACCTCAACCGCGCGATGACGGAAATGCTTTCTGCATACCGCGCTTTTGAAGCAAACCAAAAAATCGTACAAGCTTATGATCGAAGCATGGATAAAGCCGTGAACGAAATCGGGCGGCTCAAATAA
- a CDS encoding rod shape-determining protein: MFSRDIGIDLGTANVLIFVKGKGIVLNEPSVVAIDKNTNKVLAVGEEARRMVGRTPGNIVAIRPLKDGVIADFDITEAMLKYFLNKLNVKGFFAKPRILICCPSNTTSVERKAIKEAAEKSGGKKIYLEEEPKVAAIGAGMDIFQPCGNMVVDIGGGTTDVAVLSMGDIVTASSIKMAGDKFDMEILHYIKREYKLLIGERTAEEIKIKVATVFPGARDEEIDVRGRDLVTGLPRTITIRSGEIEKALRESVSMIVQAAKSVLERTPPELSADIIDRGIILTGGGALLHGIDQLLAEELKVPVLIAENPMDCVALGTGLMLENIDRAPKQSFA, encoded by the coding sequence ATGTTCTCGAGGGATATTGGGATTGACCTTGGCACGGCGAACGTACTCATTTTTGTCAAGGGAAAAGGAATCGTGTTAAATGAGCCGTCCGTTGTCGCGATTGATAAAAATACAAACAAGGTGCTGGCTGTCGGCGAAGAAGCGAGACGAATGGTAGGGCGTACTCCTGGGAATATCGTTGCCATTCGGCCGCTAAAAGATGGAGTAATCGCCGATTTCGATATCACGGAAGCGATGTTGAAATACTTCTTAAACAAGCTCAACGTCAAAGGCTTTTTCGCCAAACCGCGCATTTTAATTTGTTGCCCGTCGAATACGACATCGGTGGAACGGAAAGCGATCAAAGAGGCAGCGGAAAAAAGCGGCGGCAAAAAAATTTACTTAGAAGAAGAACCAAAAGTAGCGGCCATTGGCGCGGGAATGGATATTTTCCAGCCATGTGGGAATATGGTAGTCGATATTGGCGGTGGCACAACCGATGTGGCAGTCCTCTCAATGGGAGACATTGTCACCGCCTCCTCCATTAAAATGGCTGGGGACAAGTTTGACATGGAAATTTTGCATTACATCAAGCGGGAATATAAGCTGTTAATTGGGGAGCGAACCGCAGAAGAAATTAAAATCAAAGTTGCAACTGTATTCCCAGGCGCACGTGATGAGGAAATTGACGTCCGGGGCCGCGATCTTGTCACAGGCTTGCCGCGCACGATCACGATCCGCTCTGGGGAAATTGAAAAAGCGCTGCGTGAATCGGTCTCGATGATTGTACAAGCTGCCAAAAGCGTATTAGAGCGCACCCCACCAGAATTGTCAGCCGATATTATTGACCGCGGCATTATTTTAACGGGCGGCGGCGCGCTGTTGCACGGCATTGACCAATTGCTTGCCGAGGAACTAAAAGTACCTGTGCTTATCGCGGAAAATCCGATGGATTGCGTTGCGCTCGGAACGGGGCTCATGCTTGAAAACATCGACCGCGCGCCAAAGCAAAGTTTTGCGTAA